The following coding sequences are from one Kosakonia sp. H02 window:
- a CDS encoding DUF72 domain-containing protein: MIYVGLPQWSHPKWVRLGITSLEEYARHFNCVEGNTTLYALPKAEIVARWYEQTSDDFRFCFKFPATISHQAALRNCAGLTSEFFTRMAPLANRIGQYWLQLPATFGPQDLPALWAFLDALPAEFTYGVEVRHPGFFAKGEDEKALNQGLHARNINRVILDSRPVHSARPHSVVIREAQRKKPKVPVHALLTAHHPMVRFIGSDDMQQNRQLFNVWLNKLPEWEKTTTPYLFLHTPDIAQAPELVQTLWPELQSVLPVVGATPSLPLQSSLF, from the coding sequence ATGATCTACGTTGGCTTGCCGCAATGGTCGCACCCGAAATGGGTGCGTCTTGGCATCACCAGCCTTGAAGAGTATGCCCGTCACTTTAATTGTGTCGAAGGCAACACCACGCTGTACGCGCTGCCAAAAGCGGAGATTGTCGCGCGCTGGTATGAGCAAACCAGCGATGATTTTCGCTTCTGTTTCAAGTTTCCCGCCACCATTTCGCACCAGGCGGCGCTGCGCAATTGTGCCGGGCTGACGAGCGAATTTTTCACCCGCATGGCGCCGCTGGCAAACCGGATTGGCCAATATTGGTTACAGCTCCCGGCTACCTTCGGCCCACAAGATTTGCCCGCGCTGTGGGCGTTTCTCGATGCGCTTCCGGCGGAATTTACGTACGGGGTTGAAGTCCGCCATCCGGGCTTTTTTGCCAAGGGCGAAGATGAGAAAGCCCTGAATCAGGGGCTGCATGCCCGCAATATCAACCGTGTGATCCTTGATAGCCGCCCGGTACACAGCGCCAGGCCGCACAGCGTGGTTATCCGTGAAGCGCAACGCAAAAAACCCAAAGTGCCGGTTCACGCGCTGCTGACCGCCCACCATCCGATGGTGCGTTTTATCGGCAGCGACGATATGCAACAAAACCGCCAGCTCTTTAACGTCTGGTTAAACAAGCTGCCGGAGTGGGAAAAAACCACCACGCCTTATCTGTTTTTGCATACCCCGGATATCGCTCAGGCCCCGGAACTGGTGCAAACCTTGTGGCCGGAGCTGCAATCCGTGTTGCCTGTCGTCGGTGCCACCCCTTCCCTGCCGCTGCAATCTTCTCTTTTTTGA
- a CDS encoding MAPEG family protein: MVSALYAVLGALLLIKFSCDVIRLRLQYRVSYGDGGFSELQSAIRIHGNAVEYVPIALLLLLFMEMNGAQNWMVHLCGLLLLTGRVMHYYGFHHRLIQWRRSGMSATFCSLLLMVLANLWYMPWELVFSLR; the protein is encoded by the coding sequence ATGGTAAGCGCGCTCTATGCCGTGCTGGGTGCATTGTTACTGATTAAGTTTTCTTGTGACGTTATCCGTCTGCGTTTGCAGTATCGCGTGAGCTATGGCGACGGCGGATTCAGTGAATTACAAAGCGCTATTCGTATTCATGGCAACGCGGTGGAATACGTTCCTATCGCCCTTCTGCTGCTACTCTTTATGGAGATGAACGGCGCACAAAACTGGATGGTGCATCTCTGCGGGCTGCTGCTGTTGACGGGTCGTGTCATGCACTACTACGGCTTTCATCATCGGCTGATCCAGTGGCGACGTTCCGGCATGAGCGCGACCTTCTGTTCGCTGTTGCTGATGGTGCTGGCGAATCTGTGGTATATGCCCTGGGAGTTGGTTTTCTCCCTGCGTTAG
- the cmoA gene encoding carboxy-S-adenosyl-L-methionine synthase CmoA: MSHRDTLFSAPIARLGDWTFDERVAEVFPDMIQRSVPGYSNIISMIGMLAERFVQPATQVYDLGCSLGAATLSVRRNIHQDGCKIIAVDNSPAMVERCRRHIDAYKAPTPVEVIEGDIRDIAIENASMVVLNFTLQFLEPDDRLKLLQKIYQGLNPGGALVLSEKFSFEDHTVGELLFNMHHDFKRANGYSELEISQKRSMLENVMLTDSVEAHKARLHTAGFDHSELWFQCFNFGSLVALKAVAP; encoded by the coding sequence ATGTCTCACCGCGACACGCTTTTTTCCGCGCCTATCGCCCGCCTCGGCGACTGGACATTTGACGAACGGGTAGCTGAAGTCTTCCCGGATATGATCCAGCGTTCCGTTCCGGGTTACTCCAATATTATTTCGATGATTGGCATGCTGGCGGAGCGCTTTGTCCAGCCCGCCACGCAGGTCTACGATCTTGGCTGCTCGCTTGGTGCAGCAACGCTTTCCGTCCGCCGCAATATCCATCAGGACGGCTGTAAAATTATCGCCGTCGACAACTCCCCCGCAATGGTGGAGCGCTGCCGCCGTCATATCGACGCTTATAAAGCGCCGACGCCGGTCGAGGTTATCGAAGGCGACATCCGCGATATTGCAATCGAAAACGCCTCGATGGTGGTGCTCAATTTCACCCTGCAATTTCTCGAACCGGATGACCGCCTGAAGCTGCTGCAAAAAATCTATCAAGGGCTGAACCCCGGCGGCGCGCTGGTGCTGTCAGAAAAATTCAGTTTCGAAGACCACACTGTCGGCGAGCTGCTGTTTAACATGCACCATGACTTCAAACGCGCCAACGGTTACAGCGAGCTGGAGATCAGCCAGAAACGCAGCATGCTGGAAAATGTCATGCTGACCGATTCCGTTGAAGCTCATAAAGCACGCCTGCATACTGCCGGGTTTGACCATAGCGAACTGTGGTTCCAGTGCTTTAACTTCGGTTCGCTGGTGGCATTAAAGGCGGTTGCGCCATGA